One Sanguibacter sp. HDW7 DNA window includes the following coding sequences:
- a CDS encoding ABC transporter ATP-binding protein yields the protein MTAHSPAPTARPATTAGRAPVVEARGLLKSFGRARALDGLDLTVRAGEVAGFLGPNGAGKSTTIRVLLGLLRADGGTAHVLGGDPWHDAVALHRRLAYVPGDVDLWPTLTGGEVVDLLVRLRGHVDAQRRDELVARFDLDPTKKMRTYSKGNRQKVALVAAFASDVELYLLDEPTSGLDPLMETVFAECVREAAARGSAVLLSSHVLAEVEKLCDTVTIVRAGRTVEAGTLADLRRLTRSTVTTVTPGDAAALATLPGVHGFASDPHADGHRTTLDVEDTDLPGLLAALAALVPSHVTVAPPSLEELFLRHYGAEPGPGEQPDRQDAALEPRTRRSR from the coding sequence ATGACCGCGCACAGCCCCGCACCCACGGCCCGCCCGGCCACGACAGCGGGCCGAGCGCCCGTCGTCGAGGCCCGCGGCCTCCTCAAGAGCTTCGGCCGCGCCCGCGCCCTCGACGGCCTCGACCTCACGGTCCGCGCGGGCGAGGTCGCCGGCTTCCTCGGCCCCAACGGCGCGGGCAAGTCGACGACGATCCGCGTGCTCCTCGGCCTCCTGCGTGCCGACGGCGGGACCGCGCACGTCCTCGGCGGTGACCCGTGGCACGACGCCGTCGCGCTCCACCGCCGTCTCGCGTACGTCCCGGGCGACGTCGACCTCTGGCCGACGCTCACGGGCGGGGAGGTCGTCGACCTGCTCGTCCGCCTCCGAGGTCACGTCGACGCGCAGCGACGCGACGAGCTCGTCGCACGCTTCGACCTCGACCCGACGAAGAAGATGCGGACGTACTCCAAGGGCAACCGGCAGAAGGTCGCCCTCGTCGCGGCGTTCGCCTCCGACGTCGAGCTCTACCTGCTCGACGAACCGACCTCCGGCCTCGACCCCCTCATGGAGACCGTCTTCGCCGAGTGCGTGCGCGAGGCCGCCGCGCGCGGCAGCGCCGTGCTCCTCTCGAGCCACGTCCTCGCCGAGGTCGAGAAGCTCTGCGACACCGTGACGATCGTCCGCGCCGGTCGCACCGTCGAGGCCGGCACCCTCGCCGACCTGCGCCGCCTCACGAGGTCCACCGTCACGACCGTCACCCCGGGCGACGCCGCCGCGCTCGCGACGCTCCCGGGCGTCCACGGCTTCGCGTCCGACCCCCACGCCGACGGCCACCGCACGACCCTCGACGTCGAGGACACCGACCTGCCAGGGCTCCTCGCCGCGCTCGCCGCGCTCGTGCCCAGCCACGTCACCGTCGCACCACCCTCGCTCGAGGAGCTGTTCCTGCGCCACTACGGCGCGGAGCCCGGACCCGGCGAGCAACCCGACCGCCAGGACGCGGCCCTCGAACCCCGCACCCGGCGGTCACGATGA
- a CDS encoding acyl-CoA desaturase, whose translation MSVESVRYTDRPKPRAEDMPNLTSSYSALLRTVRDAGLLHRAQGYYVGTLAVLTAALGGLVTAFVLLGDSWFQLLVAAGLGLVLTQFAFVAHEAAHRQVFASNATNDRVGRFLANVVVGISYTWWMHKHTRHHGNPNQVGKDPDIENDTIVFTPEGAAQHRGLLALITRHQGWLFFPLLTLEGLNLHITAIRSLTTGTQVGRVDLGTRMRELAAIIVRLAVYVALVVWALPLGLAAAFLGVQLAVFGVYMGASFAPNHKGMAIIPANSRLDFLSKQVLTSRNIRGGRLMSIFMGGLNFQIEHHLFPSMPRPHLARAAAIVRERCTQLGMPYTETSLVRSYAIVVRYLNEVGLGARDPFDCPMFRQLRGQ comes from the coding sequence ATGTCCGTCGAGTCCGTCCGCTACACCGACCGCCCGAAGCCTCGGGCCGAGGACATGCCGAACCTCACGAGCAGCTACAGCGCGCTCCTGCGGACCGTGCGCGACGCCGGCCTGCTGCACCGCGCCCAGGGCTACTACGTCGGGACGCTCGCAGTCCTCACGGCCGCGCTCGGCGGGCTCGTCACGGCGTTCGTGCTGCTCGGCGACTCCTGGTTCCAGCTGCTCGTCGCGGCGGGCCTCGGCCTCGTCCTCACGCAGTTCGCGTTCGTCGCGCACGAGGCCGCGCACCGGCAGGTCTTCGCGTCGAACGCGACGAACGACCGCGTCGGACGCTTCCTCGCGAACGTCGTCGTGGGCATCTCCTACACGTGGTGGATGCACAAGCACACGCGTCACCACGGCAACCCCAACCAGGTCGGCAAGGACCCGGACATCGAGAACGACACGATCGTCTTCACGCCTGAGGGTGCGGCGCAGCACCGCGGGCTGCTCGCGCTCATCACGCGGCACCAGGGGTGGCTGTTCTTCCCCCTGCTCACGCTCGAGGGCCTCAACCTCCACATCACCGCGATCCGCTCGCTCACGACCGGCACGCAGGTCGGCCGCGTCGACCTCGGCACGCGCATGCGCGAGCTCGCGGCGATCATCGTGCGCCTCGCGGTGTACGTCGCGCTCGTCGTGTGGGCGCTGCCGCTCGGCCTCGCCGCCGCGTTCCTCGGGGTGCAGCTCGCCGTCTTCGGCGTCTACATGGGGGCGTCGTTCGCGCCCAACCACAAGGGGATGGCCATCATCCCCGCGAACTCGCGGCTCGACTTCCTCTCCAAGCAGGTGCTCACGTCCCGCAACATCCGGGGCGGGCGACTCATGAGCATCTTCATGGGCGGTCTGAACTTCCAGATCGAGCACCACCTCTTCCCGAGCATGCCGCGTCCGCACCTCGCGCGCGCCGCCGCGATCGTGCGGGAGCGCTGCACGCAGCTCGGCATGCCGTACACGGAGACGAGCCTCGTGCGGTCCTACGCGATCGTCGTCCGCTACCTCAACGAGGTGGGTCTGGGCGCGCGCGACCCGTTCGACTGCCCGATGTTCCGGCAGCTGAGGGGGCAGTGA
- a CDS encoding DMT family transporter — MEGKFRWVLLAAVAPVLWATVYAVTRHALPTGVPFWGAALRSLPAGLLLLAIVRELPRGAWWWRACVLGLLNGGGFFVLVYVAAQRLPTSVAATVMALSPTVLVLVAWPLLGQRPRARALAASALGVAGVAVLVGAAAPGAIDALGIVASVSGMLLSSTGFVLAARWDSAAGGEGPTVLATTSWQLVAGGVLVVPAALVLEGAPPRVDAQAIAGFLYVSFVATALAYVTWFTAIRRIGPATVGLVGLLNPVTGVLLGVVGASEVLAGRQIAGLVLTLGAVVLGLARNRADGSRGSRGGSVSTVRTPVDA, encoded by the coding sequence ATGGAAGGTAAGTTCCGCTGGGTCCTCCTCGCAGCCGTCGCCCCGGTCCTCTGGGCCACCGTCTACGCCGTGACGCGCCACGCGCTCCCCACCGGCGTGCCGTTCTGGGGAGCCGCCCTGCGCTCCCTGCCTGCAGGCCTCCTCCTGCTCGCGATCGTGCGCGAGCTCCCGCGAGGGGCGTGGTGGTGGCGCGCGTGCGTCCTCGGCCTCCTCAACGGCGGCGGCTTCTTCGTCCTCGTCTACGTCGCCGCCCAGCGTCTGCCCACGAGCGTTGCGGCGACCGTCATGGCACTCTCGCCCACGGTCCTCGTCCTCGTCGCCTGGCCGCTCCTCGGCCAGCGCCCGCGCGCTCGGGCGCTCGCGGCGAGCGCCCTCGGCGTCGCCGGCGTCGCGGTGCTCGTCGGCGCCGCCGCACCCGGGGCGATCGACGCGCTCGGCATCGTCGCCTCGGTCTCGGGGATGCTCCTGTCCTCGACCGGGTTCGTGCTCGCCGCGCGCTGGGACAGCGCCGCCGGGGGAGAGGGGCCGACGGTCCTCGCGACGACCTCGTGGCAGCTCGTCGCGGGCGGCGTGCTCGTCGTGCCTGCGGCTCTCGTCCTCGAGGGTGCGCCGCCGCGCGTCGACGCGCAGGCGATCGCGGGCTTCCTCTACGTCTCGTTCGTCGCGACCGCGCTCGCGTACGTCACGTGGTTCACCGCGATCCGGCGGATCGGGCCTGCGACCGTCGGGCTCGTCGGGCTGCTCAACCCCGTGACGGGCGTGCTGCTCGGGGTGGTCGGCGCCTCCGAGGTGCTCGCGGGCCGCCAGATCGCGGGGCTCGTCCTCACGCTCGGCGCGGTCGTGCTGGGTCTCGCCCGGAACCGTGCCGACGGCTCGCGGGGGTCTCGCGGAGGGTCGGTGTCCACGGTGAGGACTCCCGTGGACGCGTAA
- a CDS encoding MarR family winged helix-turn-helix transcriptional regulator — protein MSLPEPSDALPAARDHVAALQAEWRRERPDLDVGPQGVVGRLHRLAKALTAELVAVYAQHGLTEGEFDVLATLRRSGEPFTLAAGELAARTMVTTGGMTKRLDRLESSGLVTRTRADDDGRGRVVTLTADGRSRIDAAFTDHIANEHRLLDVLEPADAADLERLLTTWGSRLELD, from the coding sequence ATGAGCCTCCCCGAGCCCTCAGACGCACTGCCCGCTGCGCGCGACCACGTCGCCGCGCTCCAGGCCGAGTGGCGCCGCGAACGCCCTGACCTCGACGTCGGGCCCCAGGGGGTCGTCGGCCGCCTCCACCGCCTCGCGAAGGCCCTCACCGCCGAGCTCGTCGCCGTCTACGCGCAGCACGGGCTCACCGAGGGCGAGTTCGACGTCCTCGCCACCCTGCGACGCTCGGGCGAGCCCTTCACGCTCGCCGCAGGCGAGCTCGCCGCCCGCACCATGGTGACGACCGGCGGCATGACCAAGCGCCTCGACCGGCTCGAGTCCTCGGGGCTCGTCACACGCACCCGCGCCGACGACGACGGCCGCGGCCGCGTCGTCACCCTCACCGCCGACGGCCGGTCACGCATCGACGCCGCCTTCACCGACCACATCGCCAACGAGCACCGCCTGCTCGACGTCCTCGAGCCCGCCGACGCCGCCGACCTCGAGCGCCTCCTCACGACATGGGGCTCACGGCTCGAGCTCGACTGA
- a CDS encoding phosphotransferase family protein: MDSTTKNRQSTGTLRAMVARAYGAAQVPDEDDAFTELTYGFFNALYRVRLRDGRDVVLKIAPPADVPVLTHEHGMLRNEVAAMDLVRRLTDVPVPRVDHVDLTHELCDADYFFMEHVDAPCFGIAADAGELDADVVEAGFVELGRLNAEICRVVGPHFGPLAGPGHATWREAFSAMVEAVLADGERVGVDLGWSVDEVRGVLAEHADVLDLVTEPRLVELDLWAKNSMIRDGRIVAIIDHERAMYGDPLMEAGLTGLDLPVFPDPAPFARGLGLGVLEPSQATRRRLYTLWLCLVMLVENPYRGQSQEQFRWAREQLDTAMGLFGRSRG; this comes from the coding sequence GTGGACAGCACGACGAAGAACCGTCAGTCGACCGGGACGCTCCGCGCGATGGTCGCGCGCGCCTACGGCGCCGCGCAGGTCCCGGACGAGGACGACGCGTTCACGGAGCTCACCTACGGCTTCTTCAACGCGCTCTACCGCGTGCGGCTGCGCGACGGTCGGGACGTCGTGCTGAAGATCGCGCCCCCGGCCGACGTGCCCGTCCTCACGCACGAGCACGGGATGCTGCGTAACGAGGTCGCGGCGATGGACCTGGTCAGGCGGCTCACGGACGTCCCCGTGCCGCGCGTCGACCACGTCGACCTCACGCACGAGCTGTGCGACGCGGACTACTTCTTCATGGAGCACGTGGACGCGCCGTGCTTCGGGATCGCGGCCGACGCGGGTGAGCTCGACGCCGACGTCGTCGAGGCGGGCTTCGTCGAGCTCGGGCGTCTCAACGCGGAGATCTGCCGCGTCGTCGGGCCGCACTTCGGCCCGCTCGCGGGGCCGGGGCACGCGACGTGGCGCGAGGCGTTCTCGGCGATGGTCGAGGCGGTGCTCGCCGACGGCGAGCGCGTCGGCGTCGATCTCGGGTGGTCGGTGGACGAGGTGCGCGGGGTGCTTGCGGAGCACGCCGACGTGCTCGACCTCGTCACCGAGCCGCGCCTCGTCGAGCTGGACCTGTGGGCGAAGAACTCGATGATCCGCGACGGGCGGATCGTCGCGATCATCGACCACGAGCGCGCGATGTACGGCGATCCGCTCATGGAGGCTGGCCTCACGGGGCTGGACCTGCCGGTGTTCCCGGACCCGGCGCCGTTCGCGCGGGGCCTCGGGCTCGGCGTGCTCGAGCCGTCGCAGGCGACGCGCAGGCGGCTCTACACCCTGTGGCTGTGTCTCGTCATGCTCGTCGAGAACCCGTACCGCGGTCAGTCGCAGGAGCAGTTCCGCTGGGCGCGCGAGCAGCTCGACACGGCGATGGGGCTGTTCGGGCGCTCACGCGGCTGA
- a CDS encoding sensor histidine kinase: MPRTTTRRQLAPRRTTLRSLPLPTRAEAALGVLVAVAGIVEQALPWPPTGARLAVVAAVLVAAAAVTWRRASPHVALATSVVALGAAALVDSPGIIPILATLVTVHTVQARGSRAAAGAAAVVGTAILSLADHGDTTLGLPAIVLAAATMYALATVTGLLARARLAVLTAAEDRAARAERTREAEAGRRVAEERLRIARELHDVIGHHVAIVGIQSALADSLLETRPADARTALGHVQDASERVLDELGTLVRLLREPSDDARGPLPRLQSIPSLVKEARHAGLEVSLTTAGPWPDVPDGTGLAAYRVVQESLTNARRYGDGRARVDVTTTGATLEIRTTNRVADASMPARASTGVGLVGLRERLTALGGNLTTTTSDGVFTLAATLPVPPQPVPPQHPGAPERPGAPGVPGAPTGPDTPAPRTTEETP, from the coding sequence GTGCCCCGCACGACCACGCGCCGCCAGCTGGCACCACGCCGGACGACGCTCCGCTCCTTGCCCCTGCCGACACGCGCCGAGGCGGCCCTCGGCGTGCTCGTCGCGGTCGCGGGGATCGTCGAGCAGGCACTCCCGTGGCCCCCGACGGGAGCGCGCCTCGCGGTCGTGGCGGCTGTGCTCGTCGCGGCAGCGGCCGTCACCTGGCGCCGCGCCTCCCCGCACGTCGCGCTCGCGACGTCCGTCGTCGCGCTCGGCGCGGCGGCCCTCGTCGACTCCCCCGGGATCATCCCGATCCTCGCGACGCTCGTCACGGTGCACACCGTGCAGGCGCGCGGCTCGCGGGCGGCGGCCGGCGCCGCGGCTGTGGTCGGCACCGCGATCCTCAGCCTCGCCGATCACGGGGACACGACGCTCGGCCTGCCCGCCATCGTCCTCGCCGCCGCGACGATGTACGCGCTCGCGACGGTCACGGGACTCCTCGCCCGCGCCCGCCTGGCCGTGCTCACCGCCGCGGAGGACCGCGCCGCCCGCGCGGAACGGACCCGCGAGGCCGAGGCCGGCCGGCGCGTCGCCGAGGAACGGCTGCGCATCGCACGCGAGCTCCACGACGTCATCGGCCACCACGTCGCGATCGTCGGGATCCAGTCCGCGCTCGCCGACTCCCTGCTCGAGACCCGGCCCGCCGATGCCCGGACGGCGCTCGGCCACGTGCAGGACGCGAGCGAGCGCGTGCTCGACGAGCTCGGCACGCTCGTCCGCCTGCTGCGCGAGCCGTCCGACGACGCGCGCGGCCCGCTGCCTCGGCTCCAGTCGATCCCGTCGCTCGTCAAGGAGGCACGGCACGCGGGGCTCGAGGTCTCGCTCACGACCGCCGGGCCCTGGCCCGACGTGCCGGACGGCACCGGCCTCGCGGCCTACCGCGTCGTCCAGGAGTCGCTGACGAACGCTCGGCGCTACGGCGACGGCCGCGCGAGGGTCGACGTGACGACGACCGGTGCGACGCTCGAGATCCGCACGACCAACCGCGTCGCCGACGCCTCGATGCCGGCACGTGCGTCGACGGGCGTCGGGCTCGTCGGCCTCCGCGAGCGCCTCACGGCACTCGGCGGAAACCTCACGACGACCACGTCCGACGGCGTCTTCACGCTCGCCGCGACGCTGCCCGTCCCACCGCAGCCCGTCCCACCGCAGCACCCCGGTGCGCCTGAGCGTCCTGGCGCGCCCGGCGTTCCCGGCGCACCCACGGGTCCCGACACACCCGCGCCCCGCACCACCGAGGAGACCCCATGA
- a CDS encoding response regulator transcription factor, whose amino-acid sequence MIRVLVADDQDLVREGFAALVDAQPDLEVVGRAADGAAAVDLARTTRPDVVVMDVRMPILDGIAATGQICADPDLAGTRVLVLTTFETDETVLAALRAGASGFLGKGSRTSALLDAVRVVASGEELLSAAATRALIARVVDAPATPVAPSPELGGLTDREREMVVLVARGLSNEEIAAAEVLSPLTVKTHVNRAMAKLGARDRAQLVVMAYQAGLAGR is encoded by the coding sequence ATGATCCGCGTGCTCGTCGCCGACGACCAGGACCTCGTCCGCGAGGGCTTCGCCGCGCTCGTCGACGCTCAGCCAGACCTCGAGGTCGTCGGCCGCGCTGCCGACGGCGCCGCCGCGGTCGACCTCGCGCGGACAACACGGCCCGACGTCGTCGTCATGGACGTCCGCATGCCCATCCTCGACGGCATCGCGGCGACCGGCCAGATCTGCGCCGACCCCGACCTCGCCGGGACCCGCGTGCTCGTCCTCACGACGTTCGAGACCGACGAGACCGTCCTCGCGGCCCTGCGCGCCGGCGCGAGCGGGTTCCTCGGCAAGGGTTCGCGCACGTCAGCGCTGCTCGACGCCGTGCGCGTCGTCGCGTCGGGCGAGGAGCTGCTGTCCGCCGCCGCGACCCGCGCCCTCATCGCCCGCGTCGTCGACGCCCCCGCGACGCCCGTCGCACCCTCGCCCGAGCTCGGCGGGCTCACCGACCGCGAGCGCGAGATGGTCGTGCTCGTCGCGCGCGGCCTCAGCAACGAGGAGATCGCTGCGGCAGAGGTCCTCAGCCCGCTCACGGTGAAGACGCACGTCAATCGCGCGATGGCCAAGCTCGGGGCGCGCGACCGCGCGCAGCTCGTCGTCATGGCCTACCAGGCGGGGCTCGCCGGGAGGTGA
- a CDS encoding ATP-binding cassette domain-containing protein, translating to MIEVHDLTKTYGARTAVDHASFTVRPGVVTGFLGPNGAGKSTTMRAILGLDRPDTGTILVDGHRYADLAAPLATIGAMLDARAVDRRRTARDHLRVLGATIGVGRRRVEEVLATVGLTSVAHRAAGSFSLGMSQRLGIASALLADSGILMLDEPANGLDPDGILWLRQLLVELAAEGRTVLLSSHLMSEMELVADHLLVIGAGRIIADTPMRELVAGAARTHVEVDSPDAEPLAEIVVTVPDATVTRTSAHVLEITGVPAAWIGEAAARHRIRLHGLRTVSATLEEAYMELTHDSVGYRGTTASPALEGAAR from the coding sequence ATGATCGAGGTCCACGACCTCACGAAGACGTACGGCGCCCGCACGGCGGTCGACCACGCGTCGTTCACCGTCCGGCCCGGCGTCGTCACCGGCTTCCTCGGCCCCAACGGGGCCGGCAAGTCCACGACGATGCGCGCGATCCTCGGCCTCGACCGGCCCGACACGGGCACGATCCTCGTCGACGGCCACCGCTACGCGGATCTTGCGGCGCCGCTCGCGACGATCGGGGCGATGCTCGACGCCCGCGCGGTCGACCGCCGGCGCACCGCACGCGACCACCTGCGGGTGCTCGGCGCGACGATCGGCGTCGGACGCCGGCGCGTCGAGGAGGTCCTCGCGACCGTCGGCCTCACGAGCGTCGCCCACCGGGCCGCCGGGTCGTTCTCGCTCGGCATGTCGCAGCGGCTCGGCATCGCGTCCGCGCTGCTCGCCGACTCGGGCATCCTCATGCTCGACGAGCCCGCGAACGGCCTCGACCCCGACGGCATCCTCTGGCTGCGCCAGCTCCTCGTCGAGCTGGCCGCAGAGGGTCGCACCGTCCTGCTCTCGTCGCACCTCATGAGCGAGATGGAGCTCGTCGCCGACCACCTGCTCGTCATCGGCGCCGGCCGCATCATCGCCGACACCCCGATGCGCGAGCTCGTGGCGGGCGCGGCCCGCACTCACGTCGAGGTCGACTCCCCCGACGCCGAGCCGCTCGCCGAGATCGTCGTCACCGTGCCCGACGCGACCGTCACCCGCACCTCGGCGCACGTCCTCGAGATCACTGGCGTCCCGGCCGCGTGGATCGGCGAGGCCGCCGCTCGGCACCGCATCCGTCTCCACGGCCTGCGGACCGTCTCGGCCACCCTCGAGGAGGCCTACATGGAACTCACCCACGACTCTGTCGGCTACCGCGGCACGACCGCGAGCCCCGCCCTGGAAGGCGCAGCACGATGA
- a CDS encoding ABC transporter permease, producing the protein MTTTTPVTPVRPVPVRRPAATTAAPLVLTPARVVRAELLKLTTLRSTYLLGGATTLTLVGLGTLGAATASPAPTGTDGLSAILLGSSFAVLLAGTAGALAGAREHGSGMIRTTLATVPRRGLLVAAKAVALLAALVPILVGGVLLTYVVAGAVLTHHGGSVLSLGDATTLRILAGTVGGLAAISLIGLGLGLALRSVAGAVTAFVAVVLVLPGIAGALLPHGWSRVVEYLPSAASNALSAPVHVDGLLAPLVGTADLLGWVVLVLGGAALLLSRRDA; encoded by the coding sequence ATGACCACGACCACTCCCGTCACCCCCGTCCGCCCCGTCCCGGTGCGCCGCCCGGCCGCCACCACCGCGGCGCCGCTCGTCCTCACCCCGGCGCGCGTCGTACGCGCCGAGCTCCTCAAGCTCACGACGCTCCGCTCGACGTACCTTCTCGGCGGCGCGACGACCCTCACGCTCGTCGGCCTCGGCACGCTCGGCGCCGCGACGGCGAGCCCGGCCCCCACCGGGACCGACGGGCTCTCGGCGATCCTCCTCGGCTCCTCGTTCGCGGTCCTCCTCGCGGGCACCGCGGGCGCCCTCGCCGGGGCGCGCGAGCACGGCTCCGGCATGATCCGCACGACGCTCGCGACCGTCCCGCGCCGCGGCCTGCTCGTCGCCGCCAAGGCGGTCGCGCTGCTCGCCGCGCTCGTGCCGATCCTCGTCGGGGGTGTCCTGCTCACCTACGTCGTCGCCGGCGCCGTCCTCACGCACCACGGCGGCTCCGTCCTGTCGCTCGGCGACGCGACGACCCTACGGATCCTCGCGGGCACCGTCGGCGGCCTCGCCGCGATCTCGCTCATCGGCCTCGGGCTCGGCCTCGCACTGCGATCCGTCGCCGGTGCCGTCACGGCGTTCGTCGCCGTCGTGCTTGTCCTGCCCGGCATCGCAGGTGCTCTCCTCCCGCACGGCTGGTCGCGCGTCGTCGAGTACCTCCCGAGCGCTGCGAGCAACGCGCTCAGCGCGCCCGTGCACGTCGACGGGCTGCTCGCGCCGCTCGTCGGCACTGCCGACCTGCTCGGATGGGTCGTGCTCGTCCTCGGCGGCGCGGCGCTGCTGCTCTCACGGAGGGACGCGTGA
- a CDS encoding CPBP family intramembrane glutamic endopeptidase, which translates to MDETQHTTALTGPRSRWQQLFDRGGALRALLVAAVYLGLFTAAGLLSGLLGGDHVEKDIFATTASVFFGLTFPLLVGCALLALLVTSLGWWRVLLGRSDVPGRRWMWVAPVVVVVPIVLRLLGIPYGDYPDGVIVLTFATGLLIGFSEELLSRGVVVHMLRVRGAGERTVMIVSSLVFALLHSVNLLSGQKILIVLATMGFTFAFGVVMYLTLRVTGSLVWPILLHGLYDPTLFLATGGIDTVHTGDIDPLLALAAPFNIIFIVLALVALVIVRRAPRRA; encoded by the coding sequence ATGGACGAGACGCAACACACCACCGCACTCACCGGACCTCGCTCCCGGTGGCAGCAGCTCTTCGACCGGGGTGGCGCACTGCGAGCCCTGCTCGTCGCCGCCGTCTACCTCGGCCTCTTCACGGCAGCGGGGCTGCTGTCCGGACTCCTTGGCGGTGACCACGTCGAGAAGGACATCTTCGCGACGACCGCGTCGGTGTTCTTCGGGCTCACGTTCCCCCTGCTCGTCGGGTGCGCGCTCCTGGCGCTCCTCGTCACGAGTCTCGGCTGGTGGCGCGTGCTCCTCGGACGCAGCGACGTCCCCGGCCGTCGCTGGATGTGGGTCGCCCCCGTCGTGGTCGTCGTGCCGATCGTCCTGCGGCTCCTCGGCATCCCGTACGGAGACTACCCGGACGGCGTCATCGTGCTGACCTTCGCCACCGGGCTGCTCATCGGGTTCAGCGAGGAGCTGCTCAGCCGAGGCGTCGTCGTGCACATGCTGCGCGTCCGAGGCGCGGGCGAGCGCACCGTCATGATCGTGTCGTCGCTCGTCTTCGCGCTGCTGCACTCCGTCAACCTGCTCTCGGGGCAGAAGATCCTCATCGTGCTGGCGACGATGGGATTCACGTTCGCGTTCGGCGTCGTCATGTACCTCACGCTGCGCGTCACCGGCTCGCTCGTGTGGCCGATCCTCCTGCACGGGCTCTACGACCCGACGCTCTTCCTCGCGACCGGCGGTATCGACACTGTTCACACCGGTGACATCGACCCGCTCCTCGCCCTGGCGGCCCCGTTCAACATCATCTTCATCGTGCTCGCCCTCGTCGCCCTCGTGATCGTGAGACGAGCGCCGCGCCGAGCGTGA
- a CDS encoding MFS transporter, with translation MPVQLSPRRRALALLALALGGFGIGCSEFASMGMLPQIAAELVPGFASAPEVAIAHAGWLISAYALGVVVGAPTLAALAARASHTRLTLWLLVAFVAGTAASALLPTFSSTLVARFVAGLPHGAYFGVASLLAARIMGPGKQGQGIALALSGLTVANVVGVPAVTWLGQTAGWRPAYLAVAGVFAVALVAVRLTVPYVPGDPDRNPRTELAAFRRGSLWLMIAVACIGFGGFFAVYSYLAETATRRAGLTEGAVPWLLAVVGVGMTIGNIVGGRYADAARDRAAVVGFGAYAGALALVGLAGGSAVGIFVATFVLGFTSSLLLPAVQSRLIAAAGDAALLGAATNHAAFNVGNSLGAALGGAVIAAGLGYLAPAWVGVALALVGLALLGGSMAWERRGWATGVSADVRGEAAEIADDDASGTSGDDAGVARDAETGASDVVDVRL, from the coding sequence GTGCCCGTCCAGCTCTCCCCGCGCCGTCGCGCGCTCGCCCTGCTCGCGCTCGCGCTCGGCGGCTTCGGAATCGGCTGCTCCGAGTTCGCGTCGATGGGCATGCTCCCGCAGATCGCCGCCGAGCTCGTGCCCGGCTTCGCGTCCGCCCCCGAGGTCGCGATCGCGCACGCAGGCTGGCTCATCAGCGCGTACGCGCTCGGCGTCGTGGTCGGCGCGCCGACGCTCGCGGCGCTCGCGGCACGCGCCTCGCACACGCGCCTGACGCTCTGGCTACTCGTCGCGTTCGTCGCGGGGACTGCCGCGTCGGCCCTCTTGCCGACGTTCTCGTCGACGCTCGTCGCACGCTTCGTCGCGGGCCTGCCGCACGGCGCGTACTTCGGGGTCGCGTCCCTGCTCGCAGCACGCATCATGGGGCCCGGCAAGCAGGGCCAGGGCATCGCGCTCGCCCTGTCGGGGCTCACGGTCGCGAACGTCGTCGGCGTGCCGGCCGTGACGTGGCTCGGCCAGACGGCGGGCTGGCGACCCGCGTACCTCGCGGTCGCCGGCGTCTTCGCCGTCGCACTCGTCGCGGTGCGCCTCACCGTCCCGTACGTCCCGGGCGACCCGGACCGCAACCCGCGCACCGAGCTCGCGGCCTTCCGCCGCGGTTCGCTGTGGCTCATGATCGCGGTCGCGTGCATCGGCTTCGGCGGGTTCTTCGCCGTGTACTCCTACCTCGCCGAGACCGCGACGCGCCGGGCCGGGCTCACCGAGGGCGCGGTGCCGTGGCTGCTTGCCGTCGTCGGCGTCGGCATGACCATCGGCAACATCGTCGGCGGACGTTACGCCGACGCGGCGCGCGACCGTGCGGCCGTCGTCGGCTTCGGCGCGTACGCCGGCGCGCTCGCGCTCGTCGGCCTCGCGGGCGGCTCGGCCGTCGGGATCTTCGTCGCGACATTCGTCCTCGGGTTCACGTCGAGCCTCCTGCTGCCGGCCGTTCAGTCCCGGCTCATCGCCGCCGCAGGCGACGCCGCCCTGCTCGGCGCGGCGACGAACCACGCCGCGTTCAACGTCGGCAACTCCCTCGGCGCGGCGCTCGGCGGTGCCGTCATCGCGGCAGGTCTCGGGTACCTCGCACCCGCCTGGGTGGGGGTCGCGCTCGCGCTCGTCGGGCTCGCGCTGCTCGGTGGGTCGATGGCGTGGGAGCGGCGGGGATGGGCGACGGGGGTCTCGGCGGACGTCCGCGGGGAGGCTGCAGAGATCGCCGACGACGACGCGTCGGGCACGAGCGGCGACGACGCGGGTGTCGCGCGCGACGCTGAAACAGGTGCGTCCGACGTCGTGGATGTGCGGCTGTGA